In one window of Kosmotoga pacifica DNA:
- a CDS encoding TrkH family potassium uptake protein — MYVLSLKKRYQIVFGYIGNLFIYFPVLLMIPVLFCFWYPEEWGDSLYFIASALVSLAFGFAFKYWLKVKPGTPISVQEGAIIVVFAWVFGIVFSALPFIFAGILNFSQAIFESTSGWTTTGLTLVDVTKIPKIFLVWRSLMQFFGGAGFAIIMMSAIVGPGGFGLYHAEGRVDNLVPNVKSSVRRILVIYFSYAIIGVIALKAAGMGWFDAFNHSLTGLATGGFSTRAGSIGEFNSVTIETVTIALMFFGATGFGIHYTLWKGNFRALAKNGEPKLMGITVLLFVPLLMASTFGYLFSHASESFRHAAFQAVSALTGTGFSTVDFTFWSQKGLYAGLYLLTLLMIFGGDMDSTSGGLKQYRLYALIKLIGVEIKEFFLPRSAVVRTEIWKGESKRYIDSNLVKEILVIFSLYFLTFGVGTAVISFYGYSLADSAFEYASALSTVGLSVGITRPDAPSGIIWTETVGMFLGRLEFLVIVYGITKMIKDAKLAFKVEDKKPRKFGGNENT, encoded by the coding sequence ATGTACGTACTTAGCTTAAAAAAACGATATCAAATTGTCTTTGGTTATATCGGTAATCTATTCATTTACTTTCCCGTACTTTTGATGATCCCGGTTCTATTTTGTTTCTGGTATCCAGAAGAATGGGGGGATAGCCTCTATTTCATAGCTTCAGCCCTTGTCAGTCTCGCCTTCGGTTTTGCATTCAAGTATTGGTTGAAAGTGAAACCGGGCACACCTATTTCCGTGCAAGAAGGAGCCATAATCGTGGTGTTCGCCTGGGTATTCGGAATTGTTTTCTCCGCCCTGCCTTTTATCTTCGCGGGTATCCTCAATTTCTCTCAGGCAATTTTCGAGTCCACTAGTGGCTGGACGACGACCGGGCTAACACTTGTAGATGTGACAAAAATCCCTAAGATCTTCCTCGTGTGGCGCAGTCTGATGCAGTTCTTTGGAGGAGCGGGATTTGCTATCATAATGATGTCTGCTATCGTCGGTCCCGGGGGTTTCGGACTTTATCATGCTGAAGGAAGAGTCGATAACCTCGTCCCAAATGTAAAGAGTTCCGTCAGGCGAATCCTTGTCATATATTTTAGTTATGCCATCATAGGGGTAATCGCTTTGAAAGCCGCTGGAATGGGCTGGTTCGATGCCTTCAACCACTCCCTTACCGGGCTTGCAACTGGAGGCTTTTCCACCAGGGCCGGTTCAATTGGAGAGTTCAATAGTGTAACTATCGAAACGGTAACCATCGCACTCATGTTCTTCGGGGCCACCGGTTTTGGTATCCACTACACGCTCTGGAAAGGGAACTTTAGGGCCCTTGCAAAGAATGGGGAACCCAAGTTAATGGGTATCACCGTGCTCCTTTTCGTTCCCCTGCTTATGGCATCGACCTTTGGATACTTGTTCAGCCATGCCTCAGAGTCTTTCAGGCACGCTGCTTTTCAGGCAGTGTCAGCTCTAACCGGAACAGGTTTTTCCACAGTGGACTTTACTTTCTGGAGCCAAAAAGGGTTATATGCCGGCCTCTATTTACTGACGCTGCTGATGATATTCGGTGGTGATATGGACTCCACATCAGGTGGTCTTAAACAGTACAGGTTATATGCGCTCATTAAACTAATAGGAGTGGAAATAAAAGAGTTCTTTCTGCCTAGAAGTGCCGTAGTCAGAACAGAAATATGGAAAGGTGAAAGTAAGAGGTATATAGATTCTAATCTGGTGAAAGAAATTCTGGTAATCTTTTCGCTGTATTTCCTAACTTTTGGTGTGGGTACGGCAGTTATCTCATTTTATGGCTATTCACTTGCTGATTCGGCTTTTGAATACGCTTCAGCCTTGAGCACCGTGGGGCTCTCGGTGGGCATAACCAGGCCCGATGCCCCATCGGGCATCATCTGGACTGAGACGGTTGGCATGTTCTTGGGGCGTCTGGAATTTCTGGTAATAGTATATGGAATCACCAAAATGATAAAGGACGCAAAACTTGCTTTCAAAGTAGAAGACAAGAAACCGAGGAAATTTGGAGGGAATGAAAACACATGA
- a CDS encoding NAD-binding protein, giving the protein MKVFLIGGRNVAYHLARRLLNKGYQVVLVNKDEKLNEELAKRLKKAIVITGDGSKRHVLEQLEITSVDLFVALTPNDQDNLVACLIAKRVFGIENPLALINDPDNEIAFKKLGIETVVSPTNILAQAIEDRMFKQQITNLIPTSEQVSVFRIEMEEQSPAVGKRVMDLSIPRESVIGAIIRRGEVIIPRGDTVIENGDRLIVLSKPTVQSSVFESLLGEV; this is encoded by the coding sequence TTGAAAGTTTTTCTGATTGGTGGAAGGAACGTTGCTTATCACCTTGCCAGAAGGCTCCTGAACAAAGGCTATCAGGTAGTGCTTGTAAATAAAGACGAGAAACTCAACGAAGAGCTGGCAAAAAGGCTCAAAAAAGCTATTGTTATTACCGGTGACGGAAGCAAAAGGCACGTTCTTGAACAGCTTGAGATAACCTCCGTCGATCTTTTTGTGGCACTTACACCAAATGATCAAGACAACCTGGTAGCGTGTTTAATCGCCAAAAGAGTATTCGGCATCGAAAACCCCCTTGCATTGATAAATGACCCTGATAATGAAATAGCTTTCAAAAAACTGGGGATAGAAACCGTCGTAAGCCCGACCAATATTTTGGCTCAGGCCATTGAAGACAGAATGTTCAAACAACAGATTACAAACCTAATACCGACATCTGAACAGGTATCCGTTTTTCGAATCGAGATGGAAGAACAATCCCCTGCCGTTGGCAAGAGAGTTATGGATCTCTCCATACCGAGAGAAAGCGTTATAGGTGCCATTATTAGGAGGGGAGAAGTAATTATTCCCCGCGGTGACACTGTTATTGAAAATGGAGATAGGCTGATCGTGCTCAGCAAACCCACTGTTCAGTCTTCAGTTTTCGAATCGTTGCTGGGAGAGGTGTGA
- a CDS encoding potassium channel family protein, producing the protein MLVFNKKNKGLYVIIFGCGRLGSGIANWLSLNGNSVVVVDRREEAFSSLSFEFTGFTIIGDATELDTLEIAKVEKADVVLALTPDDNTNIMTALIAKEYFNVPRVIARVYDPNNIEMFSEFGVEIICPTLLAVDEIQKSLGFIGGDEH; encoded by the coding sequence ATGCTGGTATTCAATAAGAAAAATAAAGGGCTCTATGTGATTATCTTCGGTTGTGGTAGGCTCGGTTCTGGTATCGCTAACTGGCTATCACTCAATGGAAACAGCGTGGTGGTCGTGGACAGGAGAGAAGAGGCTTTTTCTTCTCTATCCTTTGAGTTCACAGGCTTTACGATCATCGGAGATGCGACAGAACTCGATACCCTGGAAATAGCCAAGGTAGAAAAAGCCGACGTTGTACTTGCCCTAACACCTGATGACAACACAAACATAATGACAGCTTTAATAGCCAAAGAATATTTCAACGTCCCCAGGGTCATAGCACGAGTATACGATCCCAATAATATCGAAATGTTCTCTGAATTCGGTGTGGAAATCATCTGCCCCACACTCCTTGCAGTTGACGAAATACAAAAGTCCCTGGGATTCATCGGTGGTGATGAACATTGA
- a CDS encoding response regulator, translating to MAKIYAIDDEPSIRRLIKMIMEKENHEVITFATAEEGLKAIEKETPNLLFVDLGLPEMSGLELIKIIEERLYSFPIVVVSEITIAEAIIEAFKHGICDFITKPFTPTELIESFEKCYISTDTLLKRKKEVISLIESGKTLHASKLVSRLFANFPNSPVPHYLFALLASSWNKELARRHLNAAIALDPEYSEAKELLNKIDTGDEN from the coding sequence ATGGCAAAAATATATGCGATAGACGATGAACCGAGTATCAGGCGTCTTATCAAAATGATAATGGAAAAAGAAAACCACGAAGTGATTACCTTTGCTACTGCTGAAGAAGGATTAAAGGCAATAGAAAAAGAAACACCTAACCTGCTCTTTGTGGATCTCGGCCTGCCAGAAATGAGTGGGCTCGAGCTGATTAAAATCATTGAGGAGAGGTTGTATTCCTTCCCGATTGTCGTTGTTTCTGAAATAACCATAGCTGAAGCAATCATCGAAGCATTCAAACATGGTATCTGTGATTTCATAACAAAGCCATTCACTCCCACTGAATTGATTGAGAGTTTTGAAAAATGCTACATCAGCACTGATACCCTTTTAAAAAGAAAAAAAGAAGTCATCTCCCTTATAGAATCCGGAAAGACTCTCCATGCAAGCAAGCTAGTGTCGAGACTTTTTGCCAATTTTCCAAACTCCCCTGTACCGCATTATCTCTTTGCATTGCTGGCTTCGTCCTGGAACAAGGAACTGGCCCGGCGCCATTTGAATGCCGCCATTGCCCTTGACCCAGAGTACAGCGAAGCAAAAGAGCTTTTGAATAAAATCGATACAGGAGATGAAAATTGA
- the feoB gene encoding ferrous iron transport protein B, which translates to MSSSCNHSKVKEVTTVVPSKYTSVALLGNPNVGKTSLFNALTGARQYVANWPGVTVEKRVGTMFYGDRAFRIIDLPGTYTLGVTSVDEKVARDYLLYESPDLVVVVTDAVNLERSLYLLLQVLELRGNVILAVNSIDEAKKAGIKVDRRELSKHLGIPVVLTSAFTGEGIEELKEAMLKISRSGIHVHYLFPKHIEELILKLSESLKLKSELRNFDVRWLSIKLLERDKEIIELAGIDPGVDYSEDIANARYKFIKELLKDSYRDSKKHYWDFNTAIDHVLTHKYLGILIFFAIMYLVFQVTYSFAEPFTTLIEKGFEVLGTFIDRTISTPWLASLLGDGIIGGVGAVVTFVPSIFILFLALGILEETGYLPRAAFVIDRIMYSMKLSGRSFMSMLLGFGCNVSSIMSTRTISEPQERIITILVSPFVSCSARLPVYIMVSSIFFGKAAGIAIFSLYMLSVLFTFASALLLNKLLFKGKPSPMIMELPRYRKPTMRSLMLYTWNRGKHFLQKAGTIILAASIIIWVLSYFPTGDILTSFASVIGKSLEPLFRPLGFTWQMVTSLIFGAAAKEVVVSTLSTLYGASSLPGNPGLLSLTSQITPSVAFGFLVFILLYFPCFATLAAMKNEAGSWKYVWITVFYGLAIAYLSALITRLIGGVFL; encoded by the coding sequence ATGAGTAGCAGCTGTAACCATAGCAAAGTGAAAGAAGTTACCACTGTTGTTCCTTCGAAATATACCAGCGTTGCTCTTCTCGGAAACCCAAATGTTGGTAAGACTAGCCTGTTCAATGCCTTGACCGGCGCAAGACAGTATGTCGCCAACTGGCCAGGAGTTACCGTCGAAAAGCGTGTCGGAACCATGTTCTACGGTGACAGAGCTTTTAGAATAATCGATTTGCCAGGGACCTATACCCTCGGAGTGACGAGTGTAGATGAGAAAGTTGCCAGAGACTATCTGCTCTACGAATCCCCCGATCTGGTGGTTGTTGTCACGGATGCAGTAAATCTGGAGAGAAGTCTTTATCTTCTCTTGCAGGTTCTGGAGCTCAGGGGAAATGTCATACTGGCAGTAAATTCGATAGACGAAGCAAAAAAAGCTGGAATAAAAGTAGATCGCAGGGAACTCAGCAAACACCTTGGGATTCCAGTCGTTCTAACCTCGGCTTTCACAGGCGAGGGAATAGAGGAACTGAAAGAAGCCATGCTCAAAATCAGTCGCTCTGGCATTCACGTTCATTACCTCTTTCCGAAGCATATCGAAGAGCTCATCTTAAAGCTATCAGAGAGTTTGAAATTGAAATCCGAGCTCCGTAACTTCGATGTTCGTTGGCTTTCCATAAAATTACTTGAAAGAGACAAAGAAATCATCGAGCTGGCGGGTATAGATCCCGGTGTTGATTATTCCGAAGATATTGCCAATGCGCGCTATAAATTCATCAAAGAACTTCTAAAGGATTCTTACAGAGATTCAAAAAAGCATTACTGGGATTTCAATACTGCCATAGATCATGTCCTGACACATAAATACCTCGGCATTTTGATTTTTTTTGCCATTATGTACCTCGTCTTCCAGGTGACCTACAGTTTTGCAGAGCCTTTCACCACCCTTATTGAAAAAGGGTTTGAAGTACTAGGAACTTTTATTGATAGAACAATTTCAACACCATGGTTGGCTTCTTTACTCGGCGATGGCATAATCGGGGGAGTCGGAGCTGTGGTCACTTTCGTACCGAGCATTTTTATACTCTTTCTGGCTTTGGGGATACTCGAAGAGACAGGATATCTGCCAAGGGCTGCTTTTGTAATAGACAGGATCATGTATTCGATGAAGCTTAGCGGCAGATCATTTATGTCCATGCTTCTTGGATTTGGCTGTAATGTTTCTTCGATAATGTCAACGAGAACAATTTCAGAACCACAGGAAAGAATCATCACGATTCTTGTCTCGCCTTTCGTCAGTTGTAGTGCGAGATTACCAGTGTACATCATGGTATCGAGCATATTCTTTGGAAAAGCTGCAGGCATCGCCATCTTCTCATTGTACATGCTCAGCGTCCTTTTCACCTTTGCATCCGCACTGCTACTCAATAAATTGCTCTTCAAAGGGAAACCTTCTCCCATGATCATGGAATTGCCCAGATACCGAAAACCTACAATGAGGTCATTGATGTTGTACACCTGGAACAGAGGAAAACATTTCCTTCAAAAAGCCGGTACGATAATACTCGCCGCCTCTATTATCATCTGGGTGCTTTCATATTTTCCCACGGGAGATATACTTACAAGTTTTGCTTCGGTTATTGGGAAGAGTCTTGAACCTTTATTCAGGCCCCTTGGTTTCACCTGGCAGATGGTGACCAGCCTTATTTTCGGTGCGGCAGCGAAAGAAGTTGTTGTTTCAACGCTTTCGACGTTATATGGCGCATCATCCCTCCCAGGTAATCCCGGATTGTTGAGTTTGACATCGCAAATCACACCTTCTGTAGCGTTTGGATTCCTCGTCTTTATCCTGTTGTATTTCCCCTGTTTTGCAACATTGGCAGCCATGAAAAATGAAGCAGGAAGCTGGAAATATGTGTGGATAACGGTTTTCTATGGACTGGCGATCGCTTATCTTTCCGCTCTAATCACAAGACTGATAGGAGGGGTTTTTCTATGA
- a CDS encoding ferrous iron transport protein A — MKIPLSQLPVGVDGVIIEINAPQELRERLFGMGFVKGQKVKTIRRAPLGDPVVYQVKGSEISLREELSSKIIVESKYLTLDMANPGEYVVRFLIGGRGFQEKMRFLGVSKGTIVKVTGSLSRGKFIKINNTDTFIPVRQAARVIVEELIDE; from the coding sequence ATGAAAATTCCTCTTTCACAACTTCCGGTAGGTGTCGATGGGGTGATCATTGAAATAAATGCCCCTCAAGAATTGAGGGAAAGACTTTTTGGTATGGGGTTTGTCAAAGGTCAGAAAGTCAAAACCATCAGGAGAGCCCCTCTTGGTGACCCGGTTGTTTATCAGGTTAAGGGTAGTGAAATAAGTCTGAGAGAAGAGCTTTCTTCAAAAATAATAGTGGAGTCCAAATACCTAACCCTCGACATGGCTAACCCCGGTGAATACGTCGTGAGATTTTTGATAGGGGGCAGGGGATTCCAGGAAAAAATGAGGTTTCTTGGTGTCTCAAAAGGCACCATTGTCAAAGTCACCGGATCCCTTTCACGTGGCAAATTTATAAAAATTAACAATACTGATACATTTATTCCAGTTAGACAGGCAGCAAGGGTAATAGTGGAGGAGTTAATAGATGAGTAG
- a CDS encoding MogA/MoaB family molybdenum cofactor biosynthesis protein, whose amino-acid sequence MKIRYFILVLSDKAYKGLRKDECIEAVKSVFNNANFELIGAEILPDELEQIKRKLEELADSGKADLIITSGGTGVSPRDVTPDATLKVIEKRIQGMEYAMIMEALKHTPMGSISRAVVGIRSKTLIVNLPGSPKAVKENLNAIINAIPHAIEKLKGAEGDCGQFLHIEGD is encoded by the coding sequence GTGAAAATCAGATATTTTATCCTTGTTTTGAGTGATAAAGCATATAAAGGCTTGAGGAAAGATGAATGCATCGAAGCCGTGAAAAGTGTTTTTAATAATGCGAACTTCGAATTGATCGGAGCAGAAATCCTTCCTGATGAACTGGAGCAAATAAAAAGGAAATTGGAAGAACTTGCTGATTCAGGAAAAGCCGATCTTATAATCACTAGCGGAGGTACAGGAGTGTCTCCAAGAGATGTAACTCCAGATGCTACTTTAAAAGTAATTGAGAAGAGGATTCAGGGAATGGAGTACGCCATGATTATGGAAGCGCTAAAACATACACCCATGGGTTCAATTTCCCGGGCAGTAGTTGGAATCCGTAGCAAAACTTTGATTGTCAATCTCCCGGGAAGCCCGAAAGCTGTCAAAGAAAATCTCAACGCTATAATAAACGCCATCCCCCATGCTATCGAAAAACTTAAAGGAGCAGAAGGAGACTGTGGTCAATTTCTGCATATTGAGGGGGATTGA
- the moaC gene encoding cyclic pyranopterin monophosphate synthase MoaC: protein MKLSHMDDKGDAKMVDISAKENTKRTAKAYGRIEMMPETLELIVKNGLPKGDVFSTARIAGIMAAKKTWELIPMCHNISLTHVSVEFKVDRDRSAVEIFTTASSVGKTGVEMEALTAASIAALTIYDMAKAVDKEMVITDICLLMKSGGKSGDWKRECDEK, encoded by the coding sequence ATGAAACTAAGCCACATGGACGACAAGGGCGATGCAAAGATGGTGGATATCTCTGCTAAAGAGAACACAAAAAGAACAGCTAAAGCATATGGAAGAATAGAAATGATGCCAGAAACTCTCGAATTGATCGTAAAAAACGGACTTCCCAAAGGAGATGTATTCTCAACTGCCAGAATAGCCGGGATAATGGCTGCGAAAAAGACCTGGGAGCTGATTCCCATGTGTCACAATATTTCTCTGACCCATGTGTCTGTCGAGTTCAAGGTTGACAGGGATCGTTCTGCTGTTGAAATCTTCACAACGGCGAGCTCCGTTGGAAAGACCGGGGTCGAGATGGAAGCACTAACAGCCGCTTCTATCGCTGCATTAACAATTTATGACATGGCAAAAGCAGTCGATAAAGAAATGGTCATAACTGATATCTGCTTATTGATGAAAAGCGGTGGCAAAAGCGGCGATTGGAAAAGGGAGTGTGATGAAAAGTGA
- the moaA gene encoding GTP 3',8-cyclase MoaA: MKRELKDEFGRNISYLRFSITDRCNFRCFYCMPESTSFLPESELLTLDDIRFAVQIFKEIGFKKLRLTGGEPTLRSDLLEIVSIVSKTFGSCAMTTNGSKLKELAFELYSAGLREVNVSLDSIDSETFFWITRGGKLKEVLEGIDKAISIGMKVKLNTVITQENFSEIPELVQYAAKLGIPIRFIEKMPIGKNNNRHFIPHKKVLELLHENDLIPIETRMGNGPARYYKTSRGTVVGFITAITHNFCNSCNRLRFSADGKLFPCLAYDYHVSLKGAIKSRRSDEVKRNIYNAISLKPLRHELLNRTQSNGMNRMGG, translated from the coding sequence GTGAAGAGAGAGCTGAAGGATGAATTTGGCAGGAATATTAGTTATCTCAGATTCTCAATCACGGACCGGTGCAATTTCAGGTGTTTCTATTGTATGCCTGAAAGCACTTCTTTTTTACCAGAATCAGAGCTATTAACCCTTGATGATATCCGCTTTGCTGTACAGATATTCAAAGAAATTGGTTTTAAGAAATTGAGGCTTACCGGTGGAGAACCGACGCTACGCAGTGATCTTCTCGAAATCGTTTCGATTGTTTCAAAAACCTTCGGGAGCTGTGCTATGACTACAAACGGTTCAAAATTGAAGGAACTCGCTTTTGAACTCTATTCGGCGGGTTTAAGGGAAGTGAATGTAAGTCTCGACTCAATTGATAGTGAGACTTTCTTTTGGATAACCCGGGGCGGGAAACTTAAAGAAGTTCTGGAAGGAATCGATAAAGCCATTTCTATTGGTATGAAGGTCAAGCTCAATACTGTGATAACACAGGAGAATTTCAGCGAAATTCCAGAACTGGTACAGTACGCTGCAAAACTTGGAATACCCATAAGGTTCATTGAAAAGATGCCGATAGGGAAGAACAACAACCGTCACTTCATTCCTCACAAAAAAGTTTTGGAATTACTACATGAAAATGATCTTATCCCAATAGAAACTCGAATGGGTAATGGACCTGCCAGGTATTATAAAACCTCACGAGGAACCGTTGTAGGCTTTATCACCGCTATTACCCACAACTTTTGTAACAGTTGCAACAGGCTCCGGTTTTCTGCTGATGGAAAACTATTTCCCTGCTTGGCCTATGATTACCATGTTTCTCTGAAGGGTGCAATAAAAAGTCGAAGATCCGATGAAGTTAAGAGAAATATTTATAATGCTATTAGCTTAAAACCTTTAAGACATGAACTGCTTAACAGAACTCAGAGCAATGGTATGAACAGGATGGGGGGTTGA
- the modB gene encoding molybdate ABC transporter permease subunit has product MNFFRIFIITGIVFAILILILPLIALLLNTVTSEIHLEALMASWKPLGISLLTSTIATLIVFTVGVPVAYLFVFKAFPFRDVLDTLVNLPLVLPPSVAGYLLLLTFGRYGLVGRPLSVFGIEIMFSLPAVILAQTFVSLPFMVRSFKTALEEIPGELLEVSKITGANEYDIFIMIILPLAREGIISGVLLSFARAMGEFGATMMVAGLFETLPISIYNNAMAGDREAANLQSLVLVGFSLITLMLIKKLMERRD; this is encoded by the coding sequence ATGAATTTTTTCAGGATTTTTATAATAACGGGAATAGTTTTTGCAATTTTGATACTGATCTTACCTCTTATAGCCCTTCTGCTGAATACAGTGACTTCAGAAATTCATTTGGAAGCATTGATGGCTTCCTGGAAACCATTGGGAATAAGCCTTTTGACATCCACAATCGCGACGCTGATCGTTTTCACGGTAGGAGTTCCTGTGGCTTATCTCTTTGTCTTCAAAGCCTTTCCTTTTAGAGACGTTCTGGATACTCTGGTGAATTTACCCCTTGTTTTACCTCCAAGTGTCGCTGGATACCTGCTTTTACTTACTTTTGGAAGATATGGACTTGTTGGGAGACCCCTTTCAGTTTTTGGGATCGAAATAATGTTCAGTCTTCCCGCTGTTATTCTTGCTCAAACATTCGTTTCTCTGCCGTTCATGGTGAGGAGTTTCAAAACTGCCCTTGAGGAGATTCCAGGTGAACTTCTGGAAGTATCGAAAATTACAGGTGCTAATGAATACGATATATTTATAATGATCATACTGCCTTTAGCTAGAGAAGGAATAATTTCTGGTGTTCTTTTGAGCTTTGCCAGGGCTATGGGAGAATTCGGTGCAACTATGATGGTTGCTGGGCTTTTTGAAACTCTCCCTATATCAATTTATAATAACGCTATGGCAGGCGACAGGGAAGCAGCGAATCTACAATCCCTGGTTCTTGTTGGATTCTCTCTCATAACCCTGATGCTTATCAAAAAACTTATGGAAAGAAGAGATTAG
- the modA gene encoding molybdate ABC transporter substrate-binding protein, producing MKKNIIPFLTIILMIIVAGCGNKRMEINTFEDLAKEGVRISIGNPEHVPAGMYTMKLLENLSKESPFLAEKIMNNVVSKEVHVIAVLEKVLSGEVDAGFVYRTDFLSKKEKLETIEIPENIRVRAIYAVALLSDGNKEKGEKFLEFLNSKEGRTILSKYGFRSPGSGEKDFVFTPLPGEIIVYAAASLTKAFKEIGARFEELTGCKVVLNFGSSGALEQKIENGARADIFASANIKMVEILKEKEFIEDYTIFAENELVVVKIRR from the coding sequence ATGAAAAAAAACATCATACCCTTTCTTACAATTATTTTGATGATTATTGTAGCAGGTTGCGGGAACAAACGTATGGAAATCAATACATTCGAAGACCTTGCTAAAGAAGGAGTGAGGATATCCATTGGAAACCCCGAACACGTTCCCGCAGGTATGTACACTATGAAACTTCTTGAGAACCTTTCGAAGGAATCACCTTTCCTGGCGGAAAAGATTATGAATAATGTGGTTTCAAAAGAGGTACACGTTATAGCTGTTCTTGAAAAGGTTCTTTCTGGTGAAGTGGATGCGGGCTTTGTATACAGAACTGATTTTCTCTCTAAAAAAGAAAAGCTCGAGACCATCGAAATACCAGAAAATATTCGAGTAAGAGCAATATACGCTGTTGCATTGCTTTCCGACGGAAACAAAGAGAAAGGAGAAAAGTTTCTGGAATTTCTGAACTCGAAAGAAGGCAGAACAATTTTGTCAAAATATGGTTTTCGCAGTCCGGGAAGCGGTGAAAAGGATTTCGTTTTTACTCCGTTGCCCGGTGAAATTATTGTATATGCGGCAGCTTCCCTCACAAAAGCCTTTAAAGAAATTGGGGCACGTTTTGAAGAGCTTACGGGATGCAAAGTAGTTCTGAATTTCGGAAGTTCTGGAGCTCTAGAGCAGAAGATTGAAAATGGAGCGAGAGCTGATATCTTCGCTTCGGCGAACATAAAGATGGTGGAAATACTTAAAGAGAAAGAATTTATTGAAGATTATACAATTTTTGCAGAGAACGAACTTGTGGTTGTAAAAATTAGAAGATGA
- a CDS encoding molybdopterin molybdotransferase MoeA, translated as MKFVPREKIYENYIKKLSPVSTIEILDVREALGRICAQDILSGEILPGFNKSTFDGYAVRAEDTIGASFETPVVLKVKGRVEMGKTFKGEITSGEAVKIPTGGFVPNGADACVMIESTKEIGNTVEIYAEVLPGENLVRYDEDIREGEVVVEKGERINFGHVYTLLSLGTTTIKVFRKVKVAVISTGDEIVEPESAKELTQIRDGNTYTLVSWLNLFPGVEAKRAAQIIDDLNSLINSVKEALKDNDVVVISGGSSVGEKDFTTKAISSLGEVRYHGTWIKPGKPTVFGVCDGKPVLGLPGKPSSFIVSSYLFLFPILKHLAGQKDFLPAPAGMVKIVDEVQAEMRRERFLFVKVFKKDGKMCATLIPGQSMLISPFKKADGIIALPPGEGIRAGEIREYYRFDW; from the coding sequence ATGAAGTTCGTTCCTAGGGAAAAGATATATGAGAACTACATCAAGAAACTATCACCTGTTTCGACTATAGAGATACTAGATGTTCGAGAGGCTTTGGGGAGAATCTGTGCTCAAGACATTCTTTCTGGAGAAATTCTACCAGGCTTCAACAAATCTACCTTTGATGGTTACGCAGTAAGAGCAGAAGATACCATTGGAGCCAGTTTTGAGACTCCGGTGGTGTTAAAGGTCAAGGGACGTGTGGAGATGGGAAAGACTTTCAAAGGTGAAATTACCTCTGGTGAGGCCGTCAAAATCCCAACGGGTGGTTTTGTCCCTAATGGAGCCGATGCCTGTGTGATGATTGAAAGCACAAAGGAAATTGGAAATACTGTTGAAATATATGCTGAGGTTCTTCCTGGAGAAAACCTTGTCAGATACGACGAAGATATACGGGAAGGAGAAGTGGTTGTTGAAAAGGGAGAAAGGATCAATTTTGGACATGTCTATACCTTATTGAGTCTTGGAACAACGACTATAAAAGTTTTCAGAAAAGTTAAAGTAGCGGTGATTTCTACTGGCGATGAAATAGTCGAACCGGAAAGTGCGAAAGAACTAACCCAGATCAGAGATGGAAACACCTATACTCTAGTTTCATGGCTAAACCTTTTTCCTGGAGTGGAGGCTAAAAGAGCTGCACAGATTATAGATGATCTCAATTCGTTGATAAACAGTGTTAAAGAAGCCCTCAAGGATAACGATGTGGTGGTTATTTCTGGGGGAAGTTCCGTTGGTGAAAAAGATTTCACAACAAAAGCTATTTCTTCATTAGGAGAAGTTAGATATCACGGTACATGGATAAAACCTGGAAAGCCAACTGTTTTTGGAGTATGCGATGGCAAACCTGTTCTCGGCTTACCAGGTAAGCCTTCATCATTCATCGTGAGTAGTTACCTTTTTTTATTTCCGATTTTAAAACACCTGGCAGGTCAGAAAGATTTCCTTCCAGCTCCTGCAGGGATGGTGAAGATTGTGGACGAAGTCCAAGCTGAGATGAGACGGGAACGATTCCTTTTTGTGAAGGTATTTAAAAAAGATGGGAAAATGTGTGCAACTCTAATTCCCGGACAATCCATGCTGATATCTCCCTTTAAAAAGGCCGATGGAATCATTGCACTTCCTCCCGGTGAAGGAATAAGGGCGGGTGAAATCCGAGAATACTACAGATTCGATTGGTGA